From Bactrocera oleae isolate idBacOlea1 chromosome 4, idBacOlea1, whole genome shotgun sequence:
attcattttttaattatctatAAGTGTATTGCTTAACACATAAATACAGGCGCACTCACAAATGTACCGTTAAGTGTTACGTACCTAACCACACAGTCatagatatttacatatatatataggatgtgtgtatgtgtgtaggctGTGCTGTGATTATTATAAAGTGCAAAGCAATTTGCTGATTCGCGATGACCTTgtcttgtatatatatgtatataataggtaaatacatatgcatgcagGGGAGCAACATTTTAGCAGTTAAATTGTAATGAAGTGTACTTGGAGAATTGACACCTACCACTTTGAAGTGGTTCAGCTATTAAGTTTGGGGTTgggtatgtatatacctataattttgtttattttgggtctacatatttacttttaataattacgttttaataatttttggcgAGTTTTCGCTTTCGAACACGTTTTATAAGATTTACAAACTTCtaagaaaatgttaaattcGCTGCACttatataaagtaaaatttcatcaaaaaatcTGTGACAGTCGATTTGCACAAGCTTTGCTTGAGGTAAACTTTTCAACAGAAAAATCATTCATCCTAGACAGTtacaggtagtaatcacttaGTGCGAGTCCTGACTATATGATGGTTGCATAAGAGCCTGCCAACCAAGCTCTCCGGACTTCTGGCAAGTCACCAccgatgtgtgtggcctggcgttgacCTGGTGGAATACAATTTCTCTCCTATTAACCAAATCTGGCCGCTTCTGGGTATTTGCTTCTTTCAGACGATCCAATTGTTGATAGTACGAATTACGAGTTGGGGCGCAACTTATAACAATGATGCCAATCTCACCAAACACATAGAAAAACTTTCGTGACCGTCAATGCTGTCTGTCCAGTCAAACCGGTTGCCCTGGTGCACTGCTATTCAAACACAACCGTTGCTATACGTTGCCTTATGTTCCACTTTTCATCACTAGTTACCAACCGCTTCAGAAAtttatcgattttgttgcgattcgcagatggagaTTCGATTCATGAGATATTTAGCGTTATGTAAATAGTGTGGCACTTATACAGCGAGCTTATTTTTTGTTCAGGCATATCGAAAGGGTTCCAAACGCATTTTTGAGCAATGTAAAGCGAAATGGTCGAAATCGctgatttccattattttatcgatattttcgacaatttatCTTCgagagcgtggtgcatctttgacatctaAATTACcagaacggaatcgacgaaacgaAAATTGCGCGTGATTGGCAGTTACAGTATCAAGACCATAAGCAAAATTCACATTTTGAGCCCTTCTTTCGCCTTTATTGAagaaaatctgtaaaatatgaCGTATTTTCTCTTAGCTGGTATCCATTTTTGAAGCgtgctcaaacaatactgagtcaGGCAATTACAAAACTGTCGTGCTTTTTTTTTCAGTACGAAAACTTATTATGTCAACTGGGCAGACAATTTTTAACTggaaatattttccaaaccgAAAGCTTTATTGAAATGACACTTAccagcaaatataatataatttgaaggattgccttaaaataatatttgcctgtttcttttttttttttaattggaatcTTAAAGCTCGCATCAAAGTTTAGTTTAGTAAAAAGCTTTCTGATATGTTGTCGTATGTACCAtaacatattaattttgttcaaagatgttttttaaatagaataTCTTCTCATTAAGTTTGTAGAGTCTCCATTAAAGTTAAGTTCAACCcaaaagcttttttatattacttctattattatttaatatgtaaGGAGCTATTTAtcaaatgtttcaaaatttcatcaaattcaaaataaattgctGGCCGAAAATAAATTCAAGCCTTCGCTCCAAGCTTATTTTGTTaaactttatgtatgtattttttcattGAAGGCTTAGAGCTTTTATCAGTGTTTGCTTAAAAGTGAATTGTGATTTAATTGAAACCTAATGAATTGTACACGAGTTAGCCCAGTGTTAAGTTTACCTCGCCTATGTTAAGCGCATCAAAGTTGTGAATATCCAAAATCCCTGTTTGACAGCACTTTGACAGTTTAAGATATCTCTTTTGTTCGCAAATTTTTGGGACACACTTAACGGCATCATTTGGTTAAAGATACCATACATTCAATGGAAAGCAAAGTTAATAAAACAAGCAAGCAAGTATTGAGCGTTCTGGACACACAAAAAAagcttttcgaaaaaataagtgaataaCAAAAAGTGCTTTCTAAAGCAGTAGTTTAAGAAAAAAGGTCCTTTTACTAAatgttattttacattttttctgaaCAATTTTACTGAATCGCCGTTATTTCATTTATGTAccctttttgaaaaaaattaatttggctCACCCTAGTGCGCTTGTTAGCACAAGAGCACatgattattgtatatattatacctaCATAGGTATGCATGTGAAGTGGTAGGTGACTTAattcaattttgtttgaaattaagttggggaaattattatttacctGGACTGCTACTACTTTTAGAGTATTTTGCGGAAATGACacgaaaagtttttaattgatAGAGTTAGCTGGCGAATTCAGaacatttcaaatttcaaatttaataaaaataaaaaaaaccttctTCAAAAGATTTTAAGCagactttaaaataattaagtggTGTAAAACTTTGTAAATCAAAAACTTTCGAAAAAGTATACCTTTCCACTTTTCGGGATCCTTTTGGAATACACTTTTTGATTATATATGGTTAATATAGCAATAacgttgcctacaattaggcgtaTTGTAGAATAATATGAACTAACATGTATCAAAGACACACACCTAAAAGGTTGATGTAGGAGTCCATGTTCTAATATcttgcaaattttaataataaatttgttttttaaattatttatcattataacattttatttttatttattcagatACATTACGGTGTCATACAATATGGAACTTATTTCAAAATCTAATATAAACGCCTTGGAGGATCGTTCTTCAAAAAGCATGGGtaagtcgaatttttttctatatttatttaaatttggatTTCTTAATTTTGTATAGTGTTGCGGCATCACTTGGTCACCTACTTTTTCTGATAATTTCAAAAGCTCGCAGATGcagctaaaatatttcataGTTGTAGCACTTTGAACTAAAGATGTCACTCAATAGTATTTtggcataatttttttgaaattttttgcatttctcttttagaaaaattaaaaatgttggaTATAACACGAGATCGACCAGTTAAAGTGGCAGTAAAGGTGGCGGTACCGGTGCGAGATCATCCAAAGGTAgaacaacatcaacaaaaacGGCTGTTGGAAAATCAATTCATGTTATTTTTggaatgtttgtttttttatttataatttaattcagTTCAATTTCGTTGGTAAACTCTTGGGTCCTAAGGGCAATTCTATGAAGCGTCTTCAAGAAGAGACAATGTGTAAAATGGCAGTATTGGGTCGTGGATCGATGCGTGATCGTAAAAAGGAGGAGGAGTTGCGTGCCAGTGGCGATAGTCGTTATGGCCATCTCTTTGAAGATTTACACGTAGAGATTTCCACATTTGCAGCGCCCGCAGAAGCTCACGCACGCATAGCATATGCGCTGGCTGAAGTGCGGAGGTTCTTGGTGCCGGTAAGTACATCATGATACATTtggtttctttaattttgatcCAACGGCATGTTTGAATGGATAAATTAGAGTCGTCGGTAGGTGTGAGGTAGTGCGAAGTTATTGTAAAGGCGGGGAGAgaaagagaaaataatgttttggTCCGTTATACATAAGTTACGTTAGATTAGTTTCGATGGCTGATCCTCAAGATGGAGTTCGCACTTGGACTACTTCATATAGGCTTTTGTGAAGCCATAAAATATAATTCCTGAATCTGACCCTATAAGTTGATAAACCTCCTTGAGGGCAATACGAATCTGCttaaatgtttaatttctattcccATCAGATCAGTGGGATATCTGAAAGTGTGAGCTCCCAGTGAGTGTGAGTGAGTCTTTAAGCTTTAATCTCGCAAAGACGTGCGTTATTGAGATCTTTCAAACTCGTCTTCTTGCAAACAGCTTTTATAGCTGGCATACAGTAAGATTCTTAGCCTTACAGCATGGACGCCGATATGGCAATGGCCAGTTAGAACCCTTACAGCTAGGAAGAGGCTGAACTTACTAAGGACAAAAAGCTTACTGGACCTCTTGCAGTCGACCTTTAGCCAAAAGTATGTGGCGACAGCGCAAGCACCGATGGTAGTCCAGTGCTGGCCAAGCTCCTGCGAAACCCAGCTAACCAGTAGTAGAAGGCACTAAAAAATGGAGAACCGACCTGTTTTGTCATAAccatttattaatatacatttttaggaCTATCACGATGACATACGACAAGAGCAAATGTGGGAAATGCAAGCGCTGAGTTCCTCTTCTTCGCTGACCTACACCGACGATCAGCATAGTCCCAATCGTGGTGGAGTCACCGATATGGATACATCGAATGATGAAAAGCTCGAATTGGAACCGAATGGCATGGAATGCAATACATTGGATAAGAACGAGACACAACAAGTGAGTTTAAGCAgtgaacagcagcaacaacagcagctgcatcaacaccagcaacagcaacaacaacgcaattTACATCATTTACTACATCAACCACCCCCTCCGTCAACCCGTGGCCCCAACACCCCTGTCGCCACAGTTGCAACTCATCATCACACAAATCTATTGCCGACCAATACCGATGGTCTCTGTCAGAAAGCGAGTGCCGGCAGCACAGCAACAGCTAGTAAGTCAttacatgtacacacatacaaatatatatgcatatacttgaACGAATAACCACAATAATTTGGCAATTAAAGTGAATTCCTACCCACTAGTACACCCAACGGCTATGTCGGTTGCATTACAACACCAATTGACCGCAGCCAGTATTGGTAATATATTGAAGCCAGTCGCACCGACGGCAGCTGGTGTGCCTACGGTTACTGATTTGCATACGGTAACGCAACAGCCCAACACAGCTGGCGGCATACCATTGCCAACGGAGGCTGAAGCGCCCATGGCAACCACATTGGGTTTGCTGGATCCACCCACTGGCGCGTTGCTGCATCCGGCGTTGCGCAGCGTGAAGGCAATCAATATTGGTGAGTTGAAGTAACGACGTTTGTGATTGCAGTATTGAATTATTGTTTCGGTTTCGTGTCCGCacgctctctctctctatctacCTCTCTCTCTCTTCGTATTTTTAGCGGGTGGCTTGGCACGCAAGCGGCCACTATTGGGTGTGCCACGCTCTAGCATGAATCCAACTAAACGCACTGTAATGACTTTACTAGCCAGAGCCAAGAACTCGCAGGCCTTGCATGCGGTACGAAATCCGATTACAGCAGCTACGGCGGCCCGATTTGCTGAGtgagtatatgcatatgtttttgttattattattatacaatttgtatcactacCAATATCTCGTTGTTGGATTCAGTACCTATATTGGTCATATTAATATACCAAAGAGCTAAAGTAGAGTCTGAGATCCTGTATCTACGCTTTTAAGCTATTTACACGTATATTTTTTGGCTTTGGGATCTTAAAAATGTGAACGGTTTTTCAAGGTTTCCAAAAGTTCATATTTCCTACAATACAATAACAGCCCTTAGTCTGATAAAATCTAGTTAGCCAGATCAAAATgggtagaaccggctgttgtgggaatcgCGGGATATCTTCCCTTAAAGTTTGCAAGTCAAATTGTCTTCTCTTTTGGTTAGTGcgattcaaaattaatataccttaGTTATTATTGAGgtcattttctaaataaattttgaaatttaagcaAACAGCAAAGAACTCTCAGGGTGTAGgaaataatttgactttcacgaGAACATGAAATCGAATTCTTTTGTCACAGCAAAATGTTGTCTATATTGTCATCCTAGCAAGGGTTAAATACAGCTGCTGCTACTAGCCTATTCTGGTCGAATTTTCTTCCATCGAATGATTTTTCTAACATTTCTATGACGGGTCTAGGTAACTGAAAAAAACCCACTTTCAAAGACTGTCACCACTGCAGCAGCCCTCAAGCAaatagaacaacaaaaacagtaactTGAGTTCAATCGTACATCATATATatgctaaaatatataatatattctcacACTGAAGGCTTTTTAATCGAACGTTTGGGTATATTATAACGGGTGTTtcttttcgaggtatagaacttcaAGTTAgtattactgttcaagatggcgaccgatttaacagctgtcaagtgatttattctcagtttgatTTGGCAATTCATTATGAATAGACTCAcacctgaacaacgcttgcaaatagtgtaattttatttcgaaaataaaggttctgtgcggaatacgtctcgcgcactacgttcattttgtcgtcgagcgcacttctggttggagtaaagctaatcctcaagtgtatgtcgaaacaccgttacattcagaaaaactgactgtttggtgcgctttatgggctggtggaatcattggtccgtacttcttcaaaaacgatgatgaccagaacgttacagtcaatggtgatcggtatagagccatgattactagcCGACAagacacagctcgtgccacaatcgatttattgaaagacacgtttggtgaccgcctaatttcacgttttggacctgtgaattggcctccaagatcttgtggtTTAACACCgttagactactttctgtggggttatgtaaagtcattggtctatgcgcataagacacaaatgttggaaaaagtcatcgaaaattggacgtccagattggactacatccgagccagccgtggcggttatatgccagaaatcatatttaaaatgtaatgccacaagattatctttcggataaataaaattcatgtcaatcaaaTAAtgcatcgttgttttattgcaatttaaagttctctacctctaaaaaaaaacacccgttatattataataattatccCATCcgtaaaaccattttttttcgctttcagTCCCTTACAGATGCTTACCTCCCCATTTATATTATCATCGCAACCCATGGATCAGTCGATGCTTACATTTCCTAAGGAAAGTCTCGCACAAGGAGTCTAAGTctaatacacacacaaaaaGACAAGgtattttgaattgaaaaattttgatccTTATTGAGCCCGCCTCCACCTACACACCAATGTATTACAATTAAGAAATCacaatatataagtaaaatatttaatatataatatatatatattatatatataaatatatatttaaaaacaaaaactcgcCCAacgcaaatataaattaaacttaaagaaagcaaatacaaaaacaaaacgtgaactgttaaattaaaaataaagtaaaaatataaaaataaaaaaggcaaataaataaattatacagatatttatacaattatacCTAAACTTATCGGAATGTTGAAATTAACGACACATTACGAGTATTATGAAGAAACACATCTTTAGGGACTAACTGGCAACATAAGTGTACACGACAAGtaactttgaaaacaaaaacaaaaacaaaacataaaaacgcaatatattttatttacacataaAACCTAACACTTAAACTATATTACtaaaatcaaagcaaaaaacaaaattaataaatatatatatatatactatatattaagcAAAACATAAGCGAAgtcttaaaataattgaaattgaaataaaaatgtcttGACAACGCAAACATTTGTTTTATTCTACATATTCACATTATAaatgattgaaaataaaattaaatacaaaacaaaacaaatacaaacaacttatatatatataaacatttaaatgctaaagtattacttaaatatagttaataataaacatgggaaattaaattaagatttaaaCAACATTGCAATTTAATGTGAAAAGAACTTTAATGTGAGACATAAACAGCAAACGAAATTACTTTAAAGCATTACTTTAAaacattacaaatttttaaagaaatattatatatttatattgtattaacataattttttacgattttagACTTGAAAACGCAATTAGTTTCCATGTTGCTATAAATGTGtgtactaaaaataattataaatacatagagtaaatatatatatatatatatatgtatatgtattaatatgtgTATGAGTAGTATATGTGCATGCAATATACGCAGactaaatacaaacatacaaacaaacatacaatatGCATATACAACAAAGCTGAGCGATGATTTTGAGGCATTGCTTCCGTGAGTGGGATGCAGCGCGTCCTTAGCCGCCCGTGGCAATGGTTTCAAAGCAATGCAAAGGGAAGCACCGAAAGGCTAGCGATTTATCGATTATTAACACTGACGACTTGGGAGTGGGAGAAAAtgcttaaaagttataaaatgaaaattaaatggaaattaataaaaatagtaaatttgaaaaaaaaattttgaaaatagaaaaaaatatatgaaaatacaaatataataaaaaatgtattaaaatgatatgtatataaaaaacaaaatataaacaatggaaaatatataaaaataaaaaataatatataaaatataagacacataaaattgaaaaaatatgtataaataaataatatatataataaaaaaaattataaaaaattaaaaatataaaaaatattattaaaataaaaaaaaataaaaaatataaacaacaaaaaaatatataaaaataaataaatgtatataaaataaaaaacagttaaaaatatatatataaaaaaaccaGGGTTGCacatctttttattaaaaattttcgctataaaaattgaaaatatgaatatgaaaaaatgtatataaaaaataaaaattatatataaatataaaaattaaaaaaacataaaaaattaaataaaactaaattaaaaaatacaataaaaaagttgaatattttaaaactaaaaaaagtatttgaattaaatgaaaacgACCTGAaacctaatttaatttaatcccaaaatcaaaaattggaaatttaatttcttaatccgaaaatttaaattaaaaattggtcAAATAAAGTTTAATCCAAGCATTGgaattacataaaattattatatttcatatgaattattattattttgaatatgaatatgaaaaaatgtatataaaaaataaaaattatatataaatataaaaattaaaaaaacataaaaaattaaataaaactaaattaaaaaatacaataaaaaagttgaatattttaaaactaaaaaaaatatttgaattaaatgaaaacgACCTGAaacctaatttaatttaatcccaaaatcaaaaattggaaatttaatttcttaatccgaaaatttaaattaaaaattggtcAAATAAAGTTTAATCCAAGCATTGgaattacataaaattattatatttcatatgaAAAGCTGAAATGAAAAGGGATAAAATAAAGGATAAGATTTACAAAACTATACATAATTAAGagtaattaaatgtaaataagcaaagatgcttaactttgttgatattttattaaacataagcTATCCTTCTCAAAAGGTAACCAAAATGGAGGATAACGAAGTAAGCAAgagcaaaataatttaaaaatcaaaaacacaatttatttctttaatttttgattataaaattaggattaacattttttttgttcttcaaTCTGTTATTTGGGATGAAagtcttaaaattattttattgaggACTTTCGAgattataaagtaaaaaaaattgtattcaattGCCTTTTCAATGCAGTATTTGCAactcttaaataaattataaaatgtaaaaataaaaaaaaatttaaatatatcaactaatatgatataaaatcaaatcaaataaaaaatcatttacattaattaaataatagaaaagcgtaagtaaaattacgtaatttaataataataataataataaaaaataatataaagccgtgtttaaatttataataacgtTTTCGCATATTTTGCTCATAAATGTCGgccaagaaaaactttttttaactttaaaaacgaatttatttactaaaaactcttaaataaaatacagcTTTTAAAAACTGgtggaataataaaaaagttaaatataaagttaataataaaagcaataaattaaaagtataaaaaccaatacataatcaataaaaaaaatatatattttataataaaataaattaaatatcaaactaaactaaaataaaaaaaattttaaaaattaaaaagaaaacgtaataatattaataaaaagattaaaacaatatgaaaa
This genomic window contains:
- the LOC106618733 gene encoding uncharacterized protein isoform X2, producing MELISKSNINALEDRSSKSMEKLKMLDITRDRPVKVAVKVAVPVRDHPKFNFVGKLLGPKGNSMKRLQEETMCKMAVLGRGSMRDRKKEEELRASGDSRYGHLFEDLHVEISTFAAPAEAHARIAYALAEVRRFLVPDYHDDIRQEQMWEMQALSSSSSLTYTDDQHSPNRGGVTDMDTSNDEKLELEPNGMECNTLDKNETQQVSLSSEQQQQQQLHQHQQQQQQRNLHHLLHQPPPPSTRGPNTPVATVATHHHTNLLPTNTDGLCQKASAGSTATAIHPTAMSVALQHQLTAASIGNILKPVAPTAAGVPTVTDLHTVTQQPNTAGGIPLPTEAEAPMATTLGLLDPPTGALLHPALRSVKAINIAGGLARKRPLLGVPRSSMNPTKRTVMTLLARAKNSQALHAVRNPITAATAARFADPLQMLTSPFILSSQPMDQSMLTFPKESLAQGV
- the LOC106618733 gene encoding uncharacterized protein isoform X1; its protein translation is MELISKSNINALEDRSSKSMEKLKMLDITRDRPVKVAVKVAVPVRDHPKFNFVGKLLGPKGNSMKRLQEETMCKMAVLGRGSMRDRKKEEELRASGDSRYGHLFEDLHVEISTFAAPAEAHARIAYALAEVRRFLVPDYHDDIRQEQMWEMQALSSSSSLTYTDDQHSPNRGGVTDMDTSNDEKLELEPNGMECNTLDKNETQQVSLSSEQQQQQQLHQHQQQQQQRNLHHLLHQPPPPSTRGPNTPVATVATHHHTNLLPTNTDGLCQKASAGSTATAMNSYPLVHPTAMSVALQHQLTAASIGNILKPVAPTAAGVPTVTDLHTVTQQPNTAGGIPLPTEAEAPMATTLGLLDPPTGALLHPALRSVKAINIAGGLARKRPLLGVPRSSMNPTKRTVMTLLARAKNSQALHAVRNPITAATAARFADPLQMLTSPFILSSQPMDQSMLTFPKESLAQGV